A section of the Citrus sinensis cultivar Valencia sweet orange chromosome 8, DVS_A1.0, whole genome shotgun sequence genome encodes:
- the LOC102628770 gene encoding uncharacterized protein LOC102628770: MDDFEKKVTITDAMEMEEMDIEQANNNSSKTLQLLRTFLDIQQRRAQAYAKLKRGFSEYMISGGELAYQQLCSEITSEFNDCSKQVLEIESLFLNPDFCRVDLAQLLRAVQTQEKQKLHLTATIQLLKKAGRPSERLVSHENCKFREPKKHECVHVQEITEAAGTEEAEADAEYDNALKEAIRGVQDAVTAINEHLEEVRYEIAALEAE, translated from the exons aTGGATGATTTTGAGAAGAAAGTTACAATAACCGATGCAATGGAGATGGAGGAGATGGACATTGAACAAGCAAATAACAATTCTTCAAAAACCCTCCAATTACTCCGGACTTTCCTTGATATTCAGCAGCGTAGAGCCCAAGCTTATGCCAAGCTTAAACG GGGCTTTTCTGAGTATATGATTTCAGGAGGTGAACTGGCTTATCAACAACTGTGCAGTGAGATTACATCAGAGTTCAATGACTGCTCAAAACAA GTCCTTGAAATAGAGTCTCTGTTTCTGAATCCTGATTTTTGCCGAGTTGATCTAGCTCAGCTGCTAAGAGCTGTTCAGACACAGGAAAAGCAAAAATTGCATCTG ACGGCTACAATTCAGTTATTGAAGAAGGCTGGACGCCCATCTGAGCGTCTGGTGAGCCATGAGAATTGCAAATTTAGGGAGCCAAAGAAGCATGAGTGTGTGCATGTCCAGGAGATAACAGAAGCAGCTGGGACTGAAGAGGCAGAAGCAGATGCTGAGTATGATAATGCATTAAAGGAAGCCATTAGAGGTGTGCAGGATGCCGTGACTGCTATCAATGAACATTTAGAAGAAGTCAGATACGAGATTGCTGCGCTTGAAGCAGAGTGA